The nucleotide window GGGCCCTGATCAACCACGTCCACCGCAGCGATGAAATCGCGCCATGGACCTTCGGCGTTCGCGCCCTGTACAACAACCTGGCGCGCCGCGGCCTGCTGGGCAATGTAACTGAAGCAACCAAAGCAACTGGAGAAAAATGATGGCTGGCAACACGAACCAAGATCAACGGCCACCGTTTGAATATGCGACCTATCCTGACCTGAAGAACAAGCGTGTCGTCGTCACCGGCGGCGGCACCGGCATCGGCGCGGGAATCGTCGATGCGTACGTCAAGCAAGGCTCGCAGGTGGTGTTCCTGGACATCGCCGACGAACCGTCGCAGCAGCTGGCCGCCAGCTACCCTGGCGCGGCGCACCAGCCGCGCTACATCCACTGCGACATGACGAATATTGAAGAGCTGAAGAAAACGTTTGCAGACATCGAGCGCGATATCGGCGGCGTCGACATCCTGATCAACAATGCGGCCAACGACCACCGCCACGCCGTGGCCGACGTCACGCCGCAGTACTGGGACGACAGCCTGGCCGTCAACCTGCGCCACCAGTTCTTCTGCGCGCAGGCCGTGGCGCCGGGCATGAAGAAGAATGGCGGCGGCGTGATCCTGAACTTCGGTTCGATCTCGTGGTACCTGGCCCTGCCGCAACTGACCCTGTACATGACGGCCAAGGCGGCCATCGAAGGCTTGACGCGCGGCCTGGCCCGCGACCTGGGCAACGATGGCATCCGCGTCAATACCGTGATCCCCGGCTCGGTCAAGACCCCGAAGCAGATGGCGCTGTGGTACACGCCGGAAGGCGAAGCGCAGATCATGGCCTCGCAGCTGCTGAAGGAGCGCATCGAGCCGGAAGACGTGGCCGCACTGACGCTGTTCCTGTCGTCGAACCAGGCGTCGCGCTGCACCGGCCGCGACTACTTCGTCGATGCCGGCTGGTATGGAGACGGCAAGTGAGCACGCCGACCAGCACGACGCCCGAGTGCATCTGGCCGCTGGAAGCAACGCTGGGCGAAGGCCCGGTCTGGCATCCGGTCGAGCAGATGCTGTACTTCGTCGACATCAAGCAGCACAAGCTGCACCGCTGCGACGCGCACGGTGGACAGCGCCAGACGTGGGACATGCCGGGCGAGACCGGCTTTGCGCTGCCAGCCGAGAGCGGCGGCTTCGTCTGCGGCCTGGCGGGCAAGCTGGTGCACTTCGATCCGGCCACCGGCACGTTCGCGCCGATCACCGAATTCGAAGCGGACCGCCCGGGCAACCGCCTGAACGACGGCCACGTGGCGCATGACGGTGCCCTGTGGTTCGGTTCGATGGACAATGCCGAAACCGCGGCCAGCGGCGCCCTGTACCGCTATGACGGTGCGCTGCGCAGCGGGCTGACGAAGCACGACGACGGCATCATCATCACCAATGGCCCGGCGTTCTCGCCGGACCGCAAGACCTTCTACCACACCGATACCTTCGGCAAGACGGTGTACGCCTTCGACGTGACCGCCGAGGGTACGCTGGCCAACAAGCGCGTGTTCGCCACGATCGCCGAACCCGGCTGGCCCGATGGCAGCGCCGTCGACGCCGCCGGCAACGTGTGGGTCGCCGTGTTCCGCGGCGCCCGCGTGCTGCGCTATTCGCCGGCCGGCGAACTGCTGGAAACCATCGCCTTCCCGGTACCGAACATCACCAAGATCGCCTTCGGCGGTCCGGACCTGAAAACCGCCTTTGCCACGACCGCCACGAAAGGCCTCACGGCCGAGGAACGCGCCGCCGCCCCGCTCGCGGGTGGTGTATTCGCCTTCCCCGTCGACGTGCCCGGCCTGCCGCAGCACATGATTGGATTTGTAAAATGACCCGCCGTTACCGTTCCCAGGACTGGTTCGACAATCCGGACCACATCGACATGACCGCGCTCTACCTGGAGCGCTTCATGAATTACGGGATCACTCCCGACGAGCTGCGCAGCGGCAAGCCGATCATCGGCATCGCGCAGTCGGGCAGCGACATCAGCCCGTGCAACCGCATCCACCTGGATCTCGCCAAGCGGGTGCGCGACGGCATCCGCGACGCCGGCGGCATTCCGATGGAATTCCCGCTACACCCGATCTTCGAGAACTGCCGCCGCCCCACCGCCGCGATCGACCGCAACCTGGCCTACATGGGCCTGGTGGAGATCCTGCATGGCTATCCGATCGACGCGGTAGTGCTGACCACCGGCTGCGACAAGACCACGCCGTCGCAGCTGATGGCCGCGGCCACGATGGACCTGCCGGCGATCGTGCTGTCCGGCGGCCCGATGCTCGACGGCTGGCTCGATGGTGAGCTGGTCGGTTCCGGCGCGGCGATCTGGAAAGGCCGCCGCCGCCTGGCCGCCGGCGAGATCGACAACGAGAAATTCCTCGAGATCGCCGCCGCTTCCGCGCCGTCCGCCGGCCACTGCAACACGATGGGTACCGCGTCGACGATGAATGCCATCGCCGAGGCGCTGGGCATGTCGCTGACCGGCTGCTCGGCCATTCCGGCACCGTACCGCGAACGCGGCCAGATGGCCTACGAGACGGGCCGCCGCATCGTGGCGCTGGCCGAGCAGGACATCCGTCCGTCGTCGATCCTGACGCGTGAAGCGTTCCTCGATGCGATCGTCACCAACGCGGCGATCGGCGGTTCCACCAACGCGCAGCAGCACATCATGGCGATGGCGCGCCATGCCGGCGTGGAAATCCACACGGAAGACTGGATGAAGTACGGCCACGACGTGCCGCTGCTGCTGAACATGCAGCCTTCCGGCAAATACCTGGGCGAGCGCTTCCACCGCGCCGGCGGCGTGCCGGCCGTGATGTGGGAACTGGAACAGAACGGCCTGCTGCGCTCGGACCGCCCGACGGTCACCGGCAAGAGCATGAAGGACAACCTGGTCGGCAAGGAAACCAACGACCGCGAGATGATCTGGCCGTTCGCGGCGCCGCTGAAGGAAAAGGCGGGCTTCTTCGTCCTGTCGGGCAACCTGTTCGACTTCGCCATCATGAAGACCTCCGTGATCTCGGACGAGTTCCGCGCCCGCTACCTGAGCCAGCCCGGCAACGAAGGCGTGTTCGAAGCCCGCGCCATCGTCTTCGACGGCTCGGACGACTACCACAAGCGCATCAACGACCCTTCGCTGAACATCGACGAAGACTGCATCCTGGTCATTCGCGGCGCCGGCCCGATCGGCTGGCCCGGTTCGGCCGAAGTCGTCAACATGCAACCGCCCGATGCGCTGATCAAGCGCGGCGTGAAGAACCTGCCGACGCTGGGCGACGGCCGCCAGTCCGGCACCTCGGACAGCCCGTCGATCCTGAACGCTTCGCCGGAATCGGCGGTGGGCGGCGGCCTGGCGTGGATCCGCACCGGCGACACCGTGCGCATCGACCTGAACAACGGCACCGCCAACATGCTGGTCGACGATGCCGAGATCGAGCGGCGCAAGGGCGACGGCATCCCCGCCTTCCCGGCCAGCCAGACGCCATGGCAGCAGATTTACCGTTCGACGGTGGGCCAGATGCAAAGCGGCGCCTGCATGGAGATGGCGCTGGAGTACCGGAACCTGCGGGACGTCGTGCCGCGGCATAACCATTGATGTTTGGTGTCTGACACCGTAATGGCGGTCTGCACGTTGAAGGCGCAGACTAGACCCACCGGCAAATGCCGGGGTCAGACCCGCCGGGGTGGAGCAGGGGTTTCGCGGAGCATGCTCCGCGCCTGCGGAACGGTGCGAGCTTGCAAGCTCGCACTCCTCCCTGACCCCAGGTTTTGCCGCTGGGGTAATAACGCTTTACTGACACGCATACGATGAACTGATCCAGCGCTACCAACCCATCCAAGATAACAACAACAGGCCACAGGCCACCCATCTTAGGAGACACACCATGAAGTTGAAGATCGCCATCGCGAGCGTGCTGCTCGCCCTCACCTCCACCGCCGCCCTGGCGGATGCGAAAAATCCGAAGATCGGCTTCTGCATCGACGACCTGCGCCTCGAGCGCTGGACGCGCGACCGCGATTACTTCGTCAAGGAAGCCGAGCGCCTGGGCGCCAAGGTCTACGTGCAGTCGGCCGATGCCAGCGAGCAGCGCCAGATCTCGCAGATCGAGAACCTGATCTCGCGCGGCGTGGACGTGCTCGTGATCGTGCCCTACAACGCCACGGTGCTGAACAACGCGATCCGCGAAGCCAAGAAGGCCAAGATCAAGGTGGTGTCGTACGACCGCCTGATCCTCAACTCCGACGTGGATGCCTACATCTCGTTCGACAACCAGAAGGTGGGCGAACTGCAGGCCGAGGCCATCAAGGCGATCAAGCCGAAGGGCAACTACTACCTGCTGGGTGGCGCGCCGACCGACAACAACGCCAAGATGCTGCGCGAAGGCCAGCTGAAGGTGCTGCAGCCGCTGATCGACAAGGGCGACATCAAGGTGGTCGGCAAGCAGTGGGTGAAGGACTGGAGCGCTTCCGAGGCGATGGCCATCGTCGAGAACGCGCTGACCGCCAACAACAACAAGATCGATGCCATCGTGGCCTCGAACGATGCCACGGCCGGCGGCGCGATCCAGGCGCTGACCTCGCAGAAGCTGCAGGGCAAGGTGCCGGTCTCGGGCCAGGATGCCGACCTCGCCGCGGTGAAGCGCGTGATCGCCGGCACGCAGGCCATGACGGTGTACAAGCCGCTGAAACTGATCGCCACCGAAGCGGCGAAGCTGTCCGTGCAGCTGGTGCGCAACGAGAAGCCCGGCTTCAACTCGCAGTACAACAACGGCGCCAAGCAGGTGCCCACGCTGCTGCTGAAACCCATCCCGCTGACCAAGGCCAACGTGCAGGTGCTGGCCGACGACGGCTTCTACTCGAAGGCCCAGCTGAGCGCCAACTGATACCGCACCTTACCCCTAAGTGAGCGCATGAGCGATTACCTTCTCGAGATGCGCGGCATCGTCAAGCAGTTCGACGGTGTGCGCGCACTGAATGGCATCGACATCAAGGTGAAGGCCGGCGAATGCGTCGGCCTGTGCGGAGAAAATGGCGCCGGTAAATCCACGCTGATGAAGGTGCTGTCCGGGGTCTACCCGCACGGTACCTACGACGGCGGGATCTACTGGGACGGCGCGCCTTTGCAAGCCACCTCGATCCGTGAAACGGAAGCCGCCGGCATCGTCATCATCCACCAGGAACTGATGCTCGTGCCGGAACTGTCGGTGACGGAAAATATCTTCCTCGGCAACGAGATCACCCTGCCCGGCGGGCGCCTCGACTACGACACGATGAACCGCCGCGCCAACGAACTGCTGGCCGAGCTGAACATCCGCGACGTGAACGTGGTGCTGCCCGTGAAGCAGTACGGCGGCGGCCACCAGCAGCTGATCGAGATCGCCAAGGCCCTGAACAAGAATGCCCGGCTGCTGATCCTGGATGAACCGTCGTCGTCGCTGACAACGTCGGAGATCCGCATCCTGCTCGACATCATCCACCAGCTGAAAGCCAAGGGTGTCACCTGCATCTACATCTCGCACAAGCTCGACGAGATCGCGGCGATCTGCGACACCATCGTGACGATCCGCGACGGCCAGCACATCGCCACCACGCCGATGGTCGACATGAGCGTGGAAAAGATCATCGCGCAGATGGTCGGGCGCGAGATGAACCAGCTGTACCCGCAGCGGCGGCACACGCCGGGCGAGGTGGTGTTCGAGGCGAAGCACGTGACGTGCTGGGACCCGGACAACCCGCAGCGAAAGCGCGTGGACGACGTGTCGTTCACCTTGCGCAGCGGCGAGATCCTCGGCATCGCGGGCCTGGTGGGCGCCGGGCGCACGGAACTCGTGTCGGCGATCTTCGGCTCGTATGAAGGCCAGTACGAGGCCGAGGTGTGGTACCAGGGCAGGCGCTGGGATACCGGCTCGCCGCTGAAATCGATCCGCGCCGGGCTGGCGATGGTGCCGGAAGACCGCAAGCACCATGGCATCGTGCCCGACCTGTCGGTGGGCCAGAACATGACGATGGCCGTGCTGCAGCAGTTCTCGCATGGCACGCGCATCGACCAGGACGAAGAGCTGAAAGTGATCCGGGAAGAGATCGGCCGGCTGAAGCTGAAGACGGCCAGCCCGTTCCTGCCGATTACCGGGCTGTCCGGCGGCAACCAGCAGAAGGCCGTGCTGTCGAAACTGCTGCTCACCAGGCCGAAGGTGCTGATCCTCGACGAACCCACGCGCGGCGTGGACGTGGGCGCCAAGTTCGAGATCTACCAGCTGATGCTGAACCTGGCCAGCGAGGGTATCCCGATCATCATGGTGTCGTCCGAACTGCAGGAAGTGCTGGGCGTTTCCGACCGCGTGCTGGTGATCGGCGAGGGACAGTTGCGCGGCGATTTCGTCAACGACAACCTCACGCAGGAAACCCTGCTGGCCGCCGCCCTGGCACAACCGCTGCACTGAACGCTTCACTAGAGTGAGACCGATGAAAAGCAATCAATTCAAAAAGCTGTTCACGCAGTACAAGATGCTGGCCCTGCTGGTCGCAATCGTGCTGATCTGGGGCTTCTTCACGTGGATGACGGAGGGCGGCTTCCTCACGCCGCGCAATATGTCGAACCTGATGCGGCAGATGGCCGTGACGGGCATCCTGGCCTGCGGCATGTCGCTGGTGATCATCGCCGGCGAGATCGACCTGTCGGTGGGCTCGCTGCTTGGCCTGCTGGGCGGCGTGGCGGCCGTGCTGGACGTCACGCACGGCATGGGACTGCCCGTCAACATGATCGCGGTACTCTGTTTCGGCCTGCTTATTGGGCTATTTAACGGCTACCTGACGGCCTACCTGCACATCCCCTCGTTCATCGTCGGCCTGGGCGGCATGCTGGCCTACCGCGGCATCCTGCTGGGCGTGACCGATGGCGTGACGATCGCGCCCGTGTCCGAGGAATTCGTCTACATCGGCCAGGGCTACCTGCCGCCGCAATGGGGCGTCGTGCTGGGCGTGACGCTGTTCGTGATCGCCATCGCGCTGACGTTCCGGCAGCGCAAGAGCCGCGCGCACCACGGCCTGGAACAGGTGCCGCCATGGCGCGACGGCCTTCGCCTGGGCATCATCGCCGCCGTGCTGTTCGGCTTCGTGACCACGCTGAACAGCTATGAAGGCATCCCGCTGCCGGTGCTGCTGCTGCTCGCCCTGCTGGGCATCTTCACCTACATGACCACGCAGACCGTGTTCGGCCGCCGCATCTACGCGGTGGGCTCGAACATGGAAGCGACGCGCCTTTCCGGCATCAACGTGAAAGCCGTCAAGCTGTGGATCTTCGGGATCATGGGGCTGATGTGCGCGCTGGCGGGCCTGATCAACACGGCCCGCCTGGCGGCCGGCGCTCCATCGGCCGGCACGTCCGCCGAACTGGACGCGATCGCCGCCTGCTTCATCGGCGGCACGTCGATGCGCGGCGGTTCCGGCACCGTGTACGGCGCGCTGATCGGCGCGCTGGTGATGGCCAGCCTGGACAACGGCATGTCGATGCTGGACGTCGACACCTACTGGCAGATGATCGTCAAGGGCGGCATCCTCACGCTGGCCGTGTGGGTCGACGTGGCGACGCGGACGGGCAAGCGCTGACAGCATGGATGAGCCCGTGTCATGGTGCCTGACCCCATGACACAGGCTCAGCCGCAGCAAGTTGCAAGCTGAACAGATAACAAAGGAGACTCATGCAACACGAATCGAACAACGGCCGCCGCCGCTTCCTGGCCACGATGGCCGCCGCCGGCGCGGCCCCCACGCTGTCCATGGCTGCCACGGCACGCCCGCTGTACAAGGACCCGGCGGCGCCGGTGCCGAAGCGCGTCGCGGATCTGCTGAAGCGGATGACGCTGGAGGAAAAGATCGCGCAGATGCTGTGCGTATGGATCGAGAAGGGCAAGATCGAGGACAACGGCGCCTTCTCGGCCGCCAAGGCCGCCACGGTCTACCCGCACGGCATCGGCATGATCGCGCGGCCGTCCGACCGGCAAGGCAAGTCCGAGGCCGGCGCGGCCGCCGCGGCGGGTGACGATGGCGCGCGCCCGAACCGCGGCGCGCAGGAAACGGCCAATTACGTGAACGCGGCGCAGAAATGGGCGCTCGAGCAGACCCGCCTGGGCATCCCGCTGTTCATGCACGAGGAAGCGCTGCACGGCTATGCGGCGCGCGATGCCACCTCGTTCCCGCAGGCGATCGGCCTGGCGTCGTCGTTCGACACGGACCTGGTGACGAAGGTGTTCTCGGTGGCCGCCCGCGAAATGCGCGCACGCGGCGCCAACTTCGCGCTGGCGCCCGTGGTGGACGTGGCACGCGAGCCGCGCTGGGGCCGCATCGAGGAAACCTTCGGCGAAGACCCGCACCTGTGCACGGAAATCGGCAAGGCCGCCGTGATCGGATTTTCCGGCACGACGCGCCAGCTGGCAAAGGACAAGGTACTGACCACGCTGAAGCACATGACCGGCCATGGCCAGCCGGAATCGGGCACCAACATCGGCCCGGCCGAAGTGTCCGAACGCACGCTGCGCGAGGAATTCTTCCCGCCGTTCGAGCGCCTGGTGAAGGAAACCACGGTGGCGGCGATCATGCCGTCGTATAACGAGATCGGCGGCGTGCCCTCGCACGCCAACCGCTGGATGCTTGACGACGTGGCCCGCAAGGAGTGGGGCTTCAAGGGCGTGATGGTGTCGGACTACATGGGCATCCGCGAACTGGTCACGCGCCACAAGATGGCTGCCACGCCGAAGGAAGCCGGCTACTACGCGGTGAAAGCGGGCGTGGATATCGAGACGCCCGATGGCCACGGCTACCGCCACCTCGCCGAGCTGGTCAAGGAGGGCAAGGTCGCCGAAAAGGAAATCGACACGATCGTGCGCCGCATCCTGGAACTGAAGTTCCTGGCCGGCCTGTTCGAGAACCCGTATGCCGATGCGGCCAGCGCCGATGCGCAGACCGCGACGGCGGCCGACGTGGCGCTGGCGCGCGAAGCCGCCGGCCGCTCGGTGGTGCTGCTGAAGAACGACAAGGGCGTGCTGCCCCTGCAGGCGAAGAAGACCGGCAAGCTGCTGCTGCTCGGCACGCACGCGAAGGACACGCCGATCGGCGGCTACTCCGACATCCCCCGCAAGGTCGTGTCGATTCACGACGCGCTGCGGGCCGAGGCCACGGCGCAGGGCTTCGCCTTCGATTACCGCGAAGGCGTGCGCATCACCGAGGAACGCATCTGGGGCAAGGACGAGATCCGCTTCACCGCGCCGGAAGTCAATGCGCGCCTGATCGCCGAAGCGGTGGCGGCGGCGAAGACGGCCGATACCATCGTGATGGTGCTGGGCGATAACGAGCAGACCAGCCGCGAGGCGTGGGCCGACCAGCACCTGGGCGACCGCGCCACGCTGGACCTGATGGGCCAGCAGAACGACCTGGCGAAAGCCATCTTCGACCTGGGCAAGCCCACCGTGGTGTTCCTGCTGAACGGCCGGCCCATGTCGATCAACCTGCTGGCCGAGCGGGCCGACGCGATCATCGAAGGCTGGTACCTGGGCCAGGAAACGGGCAACGCGGCGGCCGACGTGCTGTTCGGCCGCGTCAACCCGGGCGGCAAGCTGCCCGTGTCGGTCGCGCGCAACGTGGGCCAGCTGCCGATCTTCTATAACCACAAGCCCTCTGCCCGGCGCGGCTACATCGACGGCAGCACGAAGCCCCTGTATCCGTTCGGCTTCGGGCTGTCGTACACCACC belongs to Pseudoduganella albidiflava and includes:
- a CDS encoding SDR family NAD(P)-dependent oxidoreductase, producing MAGNTNQDQRPPFEYATYPDLKNKRVVVTGGGTGIGAGIVDAYVKQGSQVVFLDIADEPSQQLAASYPGAAHQPRYIHCDMTNIEELKKTFADIERDIGGVDILINNAANDHRHAVADVTPQYWDDSLAVNLRHQFFCAQAVAPGMKKNGGGVILNFGSISWYLALPQLTLYMTAKAAIEGLTRGLARDLGNDGIRVNTVIPGSVKTPKQMALWYTPEGEAQIMASQLLKERIEPEDVAALTLFLSSNQASRCTGRDYFVDAGWYGDGK
- a CDS encoding SMP-30/gluconolactonase/LRE family protein, producing MSTPTSTTPECIWPLEATLGEGPVWHPVEQMLYFVDIKQHKLHRCDAHGGQRQTWDMPGETGFALPAESGGFVCGLAGKLVHFDPATGTFAPITEFEADRPGNRLNDGHVAHDGALWFGSMDNAETAASGALYRYDGALRSGLTKHDDGIIITNGPAFSPDRKTFYHTDTFGKTVYAFDVTAEGTLANKRVFATIAEPGWPDGSAVDAAGNVWVAVFRGARVLRYSPAGELLETIAFPVPNITKIAFGGPDLKTAFATTATKGLTAEERAAAPLAGGVFAFPVDVPGLPQHMIGFVK
- a CDS encoding IlvD/Edd family dehydratase, with amino-acid sequence MTRRYRSQDWFDNPDHIDMTALYLERFMNYGITPDELRSGKPIIGIAQSGSDISPCNRIHLDLAKRVRDGIRDAGGIPMEFPLHPIFENCRRPTAAIDRNLAYMGLVEILHGYPIDAVVLTTGCDKTTPSQLMAAATMDLPAIVLSGGPMLDGWLDGELVGSGAAIWKGRRRLAAGEIDNEKFLEIAAASAPSAGHCNTMGTASTMNAIAEALGMSLTGCSAIPAPYRERGQMAYETGRRIVALAEQDIRPSSILTREAFLDAIVTNAAIGGSTNAQQHIMAMARHAGVEIHTEDWMKYGHDVPLLLNMQPSGKYLGERFHRAGGVPAVMWELEQNGLLRSDRPTVTGKSMKDNLVGKETNDREMIWPFAAPLKEKAGFFVLSGNLFDFAIMKTSVISDEFRARYLSQPGNEGVFEARAIVFDGSDDYHKRINDPSLNIDEDCILVIRGAGPIGWPGSAEVVNMQPPDALIKRGVKNLPTLGDGRQSGTSDSPSILNASPESAVGGGLAWIRTGDTVRIDLNNGTANMLVDDAEIERRKGDGIPAFPASQTPWQQIYRSTVGQMQSGACMEMALEYRNLRDVVPRHNH
- the xylF gene encoding D-xylose ABC transporter substrate-binding protein codes for the protein MKLKIAIASVLLALTSTAALADAKNPKIGFCIDDLRLERWTRDRDYFVKEAERLGAKVYVQSADASEQRQISQIENLISRGVDVLVIVPYNATVLNNAIREAKKAKIKVVSYDRLILNSDVDAYISFDNQKVGELQAEAIKAIKPKGNYYLLGGAPTDNNAKMLREGQLKVLQPLIDKGDIKVVGKQWVKDWSASEAMAIVENALTANNNKIDAIVASNDATAGGAIQALTSQKLQGKVPVSGQDADLAAVKRVIAGTQAMTVYKPLKLIATEAAKLSVQLVRNEKPGFNSQYNNGAKQVPTLLLKPIPLTKANVQVLADDGFYSKAQLSAN
- the xylG gene encoding D-xylose ABC transporter ATP-binding protein; the encoded protein is MSDYLLEMRGIVKQFDGVRALNGIDIKVKAGECVGLCGENGAGKSTLMKVLSGVYPHGTYDGGIYWDGAPLQATSIRETEAAGIVIIHQELMLVPELSVTENIFLGNEITLPGGRLDYDTMNRRANELLAELNIRDVNVVLPVKQYGGGHQQLIEIAKALNKNARLLILDEPSSSLTTSEIRILLDIIHQLKAKGVTCIYISHKLDEIAAICDTIVTIRDGQHIATTPMVDMSVEKIIAQMVGREMNQLYPQRRHTPGEVVFEAKHVTCWDPDNPQRKRVDDVSFTLRSGEILGIAGLVGAGRTELVSAIFGSYEGQYEAEVWYQGRRWDTGSPLKSIRAGLAMVPEDRKHHGIVPDLSVGQNMTMAVLQQFSHGTRIDQDEELKVIREEIGRLKLKTASPFLPITGLSGGNQQKAVLSKLLLTRPKVLILDEPTRGVDVGAKFEIYQLMLNLASEGIPIIMVSSELQEVLGVSDRVLVIGEGQLRGDFVNDNLTQETLLAAALAQPLH
- a CDS encoding sugar ABC transporter permease, which produces MKSNQFKKLFTQYKMLALLVAIVLIWGFFTWMTEGGFLTPRNMSNLMRQMAVTGILACGMSLVIIAGEIDLSVGSLLGLLGGVAAVLDVTHGMGLPVNMIAVLCFGLLIGLFNGYLTAYLHIPSFIVGLGGMLAYRGILLGVTDGVTIAPVSEEFVYIGQGYLPPQWGVVLGVTLFVIAIALTFRQRKSRAHHGLEQVPPWRDGLRLGIIAAVLFGFVTTLNSYEGIPLPVLLLLALLGIFTYMTTQTVFGRRIYAVGSNMEATRLSGINVKAVKLWIFGIMGLMCALAGLINTARLAAGAPSAGTSAELDAIAACFIGGTSMRGGSGTVYGALIGALVMASLDNGMSMLDVDTYWQMIVKGGILTLAVWVDVATRTGKR
- a CDS encoding glycoside hydrolase family 3 N-terminal domain-containing protein, producing the protein MQHESNNGRRRFLATMAAAGAAPTLSMAATARPLYKDPAAPVPKRVADLLKRMTLEEKIAQMLCVWIEKGKIEDNGAFSAAKAATVYPHGIGMIARPSDRQGKSEAGAAAAAGDDGARPNRGAQETANYVNAAQKWALEQTRLGIPLFMHEEALHGYAARDATSFPQAIGLASSFDTDLVTKVFSVAAREMRARGANFALAPVVDVAREPRWGRIEETFGEDPHLCTEIGKAAVIGFSGTTRQLAKDKVLTTLKHMTGHGQPESGTNIGPAEVSERTLREEFFPPFERLVKETTVAAIMPSYNEIGGVPSHANRWMLDDVARKEWGFKGVMVSDYMGIRELVTRHKMAATPKEAGYYAVKAGVDIETPDGHGYRHLAELVKEGKVAEKEIDTIVRRILELKFLAGLFENPYADAASADAQTATAADVALAREAAGRSVVLLKNDKGVLPLQAKKTGKLLLLGTHAKDTPIGGYSDIPRKVVSIHDALRAEATAQGFAFDYREGVRITEERIWGKDEIRFTAPEVNARLIAEAVAAAKTADTIVMVLGDNEQTSREAWADQHLGDRATLDLMGQQNDLAKAIFDLGKPTVVFLLNGRPMSINLLAERADAIIEGWYLGQETGNAAADVLFGRVNPGGKLPVSVARNVGQLPIFYNHKPSARRGYIDGSTKPLYPFGFGLSYTTFDISAPRLRKATIRPNEATQIEVDVANTGAVAGDEVVQLYIRDDISSVTRPVLELKAFRRVTLQPGEKKTVVFDIKPADLAFYNVDMKRVVEPGSFTIHAGPDSVRLKSAKLTVS